The following coding sequences lie in one Caproicibacterium argilliputei genomic window:
- a CDS encoding citrate/2-methylcitrate synthase: MVKKNERDDFFEITPEITNLTQLCIHRDTIDPSLYVEYDVKRGLRDLNGEGVLCGLSEISEVKAKKEIGGKKVPIPGELYYRGISVNDLTRGFLNEKRFGFEESAYLLLFGDLPTQPQLQEFCGLLSKYRTLPTNFVRDIIMKAPSSDMMNTLARSVLTLYAYDEKANDTSLENTLRQCIEMIALFPQLAVYGYQAYAHDVDPSQPFFIHTPRNDLSTAENILYMLRLDNHYSKLEARILDLALVLHAEHGGGNNSTFTTHVVASSGTDAYSVIAAALSSLKGPKHGGANIKVVQMFSDMKEHVRNWEDEEEVGCYLSNLLRGKAFDHKGLIYGIGHAVYSVSDPRAMIFRKFVQRLSEEKGMQKEYALYATVERLAPKIIGQERRTYKGVSANIDFYSGFVYNMLGLPLELFTPVFAMARVAGWSAHLLEERINAGKIIRPAYKTVAPHRPYIPMTERTRP, translated from the coding sequence TTGGTCAAAAAAAACGAACGGGACGATTTTTTTGAGATTACACCTGAAATTACAAACCTGACACAGCTATGCATACACAGAGACACCATTGACCCCTCCCTTTATGTGGAATATGACGTAAAGCGGGGTCTGCGTGATTTAAACGGAGAAGGTGTGCTGTGCGGCCTGTCGGAAATCAGTGAGGTAAAAGCCAAAAAGGAAATTGGCGGCAAAAAGGTACCCATTCCGGGAGAGCTTTATTACCGCGGCATTTCTGTGAACGACCTGACCCGCGGCTTTTTGAATGAAAAGCGGTTCGGGTTTGAAGAATCGGCTTATCTGCTGCTGTTCGGAGACCTGCCCACGCAGCCGCAGCTGCAGGAGTTTTGCGGCCTGCTCAGCAAGTACCGCACGCTGCCGACGAATTTTGTACGGGACATCATCATGAAGGCGCCGAGCAGTGACATGATGAATACGCTTGCGCGCAGTGTGCTGACGCTGTATGCCTATGATGAAAAAGCAAATGATACCAGCCTGGAAAACACCCTGCGCCAGTGTATTGAAATGATTGCGCTGTTTCCGCAGCTTGCGGTGTATGGCTACCAAGCCTATGCGCACGATGTGGACCCAAGCCAGCCTTTTTTCATTCATACGCCGCGAAACGACCTTTCAACTGCGGAAAACATTTTGTACATGCTGCGGCTTGATAATCACTACTCCAAGCTGGAAGCGCGGATTCTGGATCTTGCCCTGGTTCTGCACGCAGAGCATGGCGGTGGCAACAACTCGACCTTTACCACACATGTGGTTGCTTCCTCCGGAACGGATGCGTACTCGGTCATTGCGGCAGCACTAAGTTCTCTGAAAGGGCCGAAACACGGCGGTGCAAACATCAAAGTGGTGCAGATGTTTTCGGATATGAAGGAACACGTGCGCAATTGGGAGGACGAAGAGGAAGTCGGCTGTTACCTGAGCAATCTGTTGCGCGGCAAAGCTTTTGACCATAAGGGCTTAATTTACGGAATCGGCCATGCGGTTTACAGCGTCAGCGATCCGCGCGCCATGATTTTCCGTAAATTTGTGCAGCGCCTGTCAGAAGAAAAAGGGATGCAGAAGGAATATGCCCTGTATGCCACAGTTGAGCGACTGGCGCCGAAGATTATTGGGCAGGAGCGCCGAACGTACAAGGGCGTCAGTGCCAATATCGATTTTTATTCCGGCTTTGTGTACAATATGTTGGGGCTGCCGCTTGAACTGTTTACGCCGGTGTTTGCCATGGCGCGTGTTGCGGGCTGGAGCGCGCATTTGTTGGAGGAACGCATCAACGCGGGCAAGATTATTCGTCCGGCATACAAGACGGTTGCACCGCACCGCCCATATATCCCCATGACAGAACGGACGCGCCCCTGA
- a CDS encoding aminopeptidase P family protein, with product MTVAEKIEALRKKMVQYGVDAVILPTSDPHMSEYIPAHWESRRWFSGFTGDAGTLVVTKQKSLLWTDGRFFIQAEQQLAGTPIQLMRMREPGVPTIEAYLAEHISHGKVAVDGRLYAAKAAENLLNALQRAGTTLVSMDLVKDLWTADRPALPETPVYLLEERYAGKSCADKLAQVRAKLQETGADAQLYSRLDDVAWATNLRASDIACNPFAIAFLLVTASVAYLYLDAKRLEAPAAAYMKQSGVEVRPYSQLEKDLKNGFGAHKILVSKLDVSFALYTSLTENAEVEILEGTDIITALKAVKNPTECENMRICHVYDGVALVRFKRELERRMAAGETLTEWDASEIAHKYRTQMPDNRGDSFETIAAYGPNAAMMHYGPTAEVHASLQPKGFLLVDSGGQYLTGTTDVTRTFAMGPLTQEEKECFTWVLKAHIDLADAKFPQGTTGKDLDAISRVQVWKHGLDYRCGTGHGVGYMGAVHEGPQGFRDTVALVPGMSITDEPGLYMEGRFGIRTENTLEIVEDEKTEYGQFYAFRPLTLFPIDRAAILPELLSPEEMAYLNHYHQHVYTKLAPELTADERAWLKNACAPLEK from the coding sequence ATGACGGTAGCGGAAAAAATCGAAGCGTTACGAAAAAAAATGGTTCAGTATGGGGTGGATGCGGTCATCCTGCCGACCAGCGACCCACATATGAGCGAGTACATCCCTGCTCACTGGGAGTCGCGCCGCTGGTTTTCCGGCTTTACCGGAGATGCCGGTACATTGGTGGTAACCAAGCAGAAAAGCCTGCTTTGGACAGACGGGCGGTTTTTCATTCAGGCGGAACAGCAGCTTGCGGGTACGCCGATTCAGCTGATGCGTATGCGCGAGCCGGGCGTACCGACCATTGAGGCATATCTTGCAGAACATATTTCACATGGCAAAGTAGCTGTGGACGGACGTCTTTACGCGGCAAAAGCAGCGGAGAACCTGCTGAATGCCTTGCAGCGGGCCGGAACCACTCTGGTCAGCATGGATTTGGTCAAGGATCTGTGGACAGCAGACCGCCCCGCACTGCCCGAAACGCCGGTCTATCTGTTGGAAGAACGGTATGCCGGAAAATCTTGCGCGGACAAGCTGGCACAGGTGCGCGCCAAATTGCAGGAGACCGGTGCGGATGCACAGCTTTACAGCCGACTGGATGACGTTGCGTGGGCAACAAACCTGCGCGCTTCCGACATTGCCTGCAATCCCTTTGCCATTGCGTTTTTGCTGGTTACGGCATCTGTCGCATACCTTTATCTGGACGCAAAGCGTTTGGAAGCGCCTGCGGCTGCCTATATGAAGCAGTCCGGTGTTGAGGTGCGCCCATACAGCCAGCTTGAAAAGGATTTGAAAAACGGGTTTGGCGCGCACAAAATTCTGGTTAGCAAGTTGGACGTCAGCTTTGCGCTTTACACCAGCCTGACCGAAAATGCAGAAGTTGAGATTCTGGAAGGAACCGATATTATCACCGCGCTTAAAGCAGTCAAAAACCCGACCGAATGCGAAAATATGCGGATTTGCCATGTATATGACGGCGTGGCGCTGGTGCGCTTTAAGAGGGAGCTGGAGCGCCGCATGGCGGCAGGCGAAACCCTGACCGAGTGGGATGCTTCTGAAATTGCCCATAAGTACCGCACACAGATGCCAGACAACCGCGGCGACAGTTTTGAAACCATTGCGGCTTACGGCCCGAACGCTGCGATGATGCACTACGGCCCTACCGCGGAAGTGCACGCTTCCCTGCAGCCGAAAGGATTCCTTTTGGTGGACTCCGGCGGTCAGTACCTGACCGGTACGACGGATGTGACCCGCACCTTTGCAATGGGGCCGCTGACACAGGAGGAAAAGGAGTGCTTCACCTGGGTGCTGAAAGCGCATATTGACCTTGCGGACGCGAAATTCCCGCAGGGCACAACTGGCAAGGACTTGGACGCGATTTCACGCGTGCAGGTGTGGAAGCATGGCTTGGATTACCGCTGCGGTACCGGCCACGGCGTCGGGTATATGGGCGCGGTGCATGAGGGTCCGCAGGGATTCCGCGACACCGTTGCGCTGGTACCCGGAATGTCCATTACCGATGAGCCGGGGCTGTATATGGAAGGTCGCTTCGGCATCCGTACGGAAAACACACTGGAAATTGTGGAAGACGAAAAAACCGAATACGGCCAATTCTATGCGTTCCGTCCGCTAACGCTGTTCCCGATTGACCGCGCCGCCATTCTGCCGGAACTGCTGTCTCCGGAAGAAATGGCCTACCTTAATCATTACCATCAGCACGTTTACACCAAGTTGGCGCCGGAACTGACAGCGGATGAGCGCGCTTGGCTGAAAAACGCCTGCGCACCGCTGGAAAAGTAA
- the pstB gene encoding phosphate ABC transporter ATP-binding protein PstB — protein sequence METIVSYTAAAAAEKPAQTAAEADDGEVRETVYGRLCGIEQVKVGIENLNLYYENGKRSLHALKNLNMQIAEKKVTAFIGPSGCGKSTCLKTLNRMNDLVSGCRIEGTVTIDGKDIYDPRTDVTLLRKRAGMVFQKPNPFPMSIYDNVTYGPKIHGIKSKAKLDEIVESSLRAAALWDEVKDRLKQSALGMSGGQQQRLCIARALAVQPDVLLMDEPTSALDPISTLKIEDLMGDLREKYTVIIVTHNMQQAARIADNTAFFLLGQLVEYTNTTDMFNNPADERTERYITGRFG from the coding sequence ATGGAAACTATCGTTTCATACACAGCGGCTGCCGCCGCGGAAAAACCGGCGCAGACCGCCGCAGAGGCGGACGACGGGGAGGTACGAGAGACGGTTTACGGCAGGCTTTGCGGCATTGAGCAGGTGAAAGTCGGCATTGAAAATCTGAATCTGTACTACGAAAACGGCAAGCGCTCGCTGCACGCTCTGAAAAATTTGAATATGCAGATTGCGGAAAAAAAAGTCACCGCTTTTATTGGCCCCTCTGGCTGCGGCAAAAGCACCTGCTTGAAAACCCTGAACCGCATGAATGACCTGGTGTCAGGCTGCCGCATCGAGGGAACTGTCACCATTGACGGCAAGGATATTTACGACCCACGCACCGATGTGACGCTGCTGCGCAAGCGTGCGGGCATGGTCTTTCAGAAGCCGAATCCGTTTCCCATGAGCATTTATGACAATGTGACTTACGGCCCCAAAATCCACGGCATCAAAAGCAAAGCCAAGCTGGACGAAATCGTGGAGTCCAGCCTGCGCGCCGCGGCGCTGTGGGACGAGGTGAAAGATCGCCTCAAGCAGAGCGCGCTGGGAATGTCCGGCGGGCAGCAGCAGCGTCTGTGCATTGCGCGTGCGTTGGCTGTGCAGCCGGATGTGCTGCTCATGGATGAGCCGACCAGCGCGCTCGACCCGATTTCCACTTTGAAAATTGAAGACCTGATGGGTGACCTGCGCGAAAAATACACCGTGATCATCGTTACGCACAATATGCAGCAGGCCGCGCGGATTGCGGACAATACGGCCTTTTTCCTGCTTGGGCAGTTGGTGGAGTATACCAACACCACGGATATGTTTAACAACCCGGCAGACGAACGCACAGAACGCTACATTACCGGCCGCTTTGGTTAA
- a CDS encoding phosphate ABC transporter substrate-binding protein, with protein sequence MKKLMSTILVAAIFGSALLASGCGTEGASQAPASAGGSAVSGKVTGSGSSALLPLAQDAAKAFKEKYPDVSVTLNAGGSGNGLKQVSDGSVDIGNSDVAAETKLTADKAKELVDHKVCVITMAPIVSNDVGEKVKSLTKEQLQKIFTGETKNWKEVGGPDEAIVLVTRPKTSGTRALFTQYALDGKEEASNKSLETDNSGTLIKSVEENQGAIGYVALSYLVGENKEKVTAVGIDGVQPTLENTYSGKYPVWGYEHMYTKGEPSGAVKSYLDFIASDDYGKKMEGMGYGITAKMDTSVTSSRDAEAQKS encoded by the coding sequence ATGAAAAAACTCATGAGTACCATCCTTGTGGCCGCGATTTTCGGCAGTGCGCTTCTGGCTTCGGGGTGCGGCACAGAGGGGGCTTCCCAAGCGCCGGCTTCTGCGGGCGGTTCGGCGGTCAGCGGCAAAGTGACTGGTTCCGGTTCTTCCGCGCTGCTTCCGCTGGCGCAGGATGCGGCAAAGGCATTTAAGGAAAAGTACCCCGATGTTTCCGTGACGCTGAACGCGGGCGGTTCGGGCAACGGTCTCAAGCAGGTTTCTGACGGTTCTGTCGATATCGGCAACTCGGATGTTGCGGCGGAAACCAAGCTGACCGCCGACAAAGCCAAGGAGCTGGTGGACCACAAGGTCTGCGTCATCACCATGGCGCCAATCGTTTCAAATGATGTCGGTGAAAAAGTAAAAAGCCTGACCAAAGAGCAGCTGCAGAAAATCTTTACCGGCGAAACAAAGAACTGGAAGGAAGTCGGTGGCCCGGATGAAGCTATTGTGCTGGTAACCCGCCCAAAAACGTCCGGTACGCGCGCCCTGTTTACGCAGTATGCACTGGACGGCAAGGAAGAAGCCAGCAACAAGTCTTTGGAAACCGACAATTCCGGCACGCTGATTAAGTCTGTCGAAGAAAACCAAGGCGCCATCGGCTATGTGGCGCTGAGCTATCTGGTCGGCGAAAACAAAGAGAAAGTAACGGCAGTCGGCATTGATGGTGTGCAGCCAACGCTGGAAAACACATACAGCGGCAAATATCCGGTCTGGGGCTACGAGCATATGTACACAAAAGGGGAGCCTTCCGGCGCTGTGAAATCCTATCTGGACTTTATCGCTTCCGATGATTACGGGAAAAAGATGGAGGGCATGGGCTACGGAATCACCGCAAAAATGGATACTTCCGTTACATCCAGCCGTGATGCCGAAGCGCAGAAATCGTAA
- a CDS encoding response regulator transcription factor yields the protein MALVYIADDELNIRRLVAFGLKDAGFETGEFPDGESLLQGIRLRRPDAVLLDWMMPGTDGLQICRALRENEQTRAIPVLMLTAKGEEIDKVLGLEMGADDYITKPFGMKELCARVRAVLRRAARQEAPAEQQLSGCGIRVDITRHTVHKNGEAVELTAKEFDLLCTLMRHAGKVLTRDALLDKVWGIEYFGDTRTVDVHVRYLRQKIEDDPDDPARILTVRGVGYKFCAQEETGT from the coding sequence ATGGCACTGGTTTATATCGCAGATGATGAGCTGAATATCCGCAGACTGGTTGCGTTTGGGCTCAAGGATGCCGGCTTCGAAACCGGGGAGTTTCCGGACGGCGAGTCGCTCTTGCAGGGCATTCGCCTGCGTCGGCCGGACGCGGTGCTGCTGGACTGGATGATGCCGGGCACCGATGGCCTTCAAATTTGCCGTGCTTTGCGCGAAAATGAGCAGACACGCGCCATTCCGGTTCTGATGCTGACCGCGAAGGGTGAGGAAATTGACAAGGTGTTGGGATTGGAAATGGGCGCGGATGATTACATTACCAAGCCTTTCGGCATGAAGGAGCTTTGCGCGCGCGTGCGGGCGGTGCTGCGCCGCGCCGCGCGGCAGGAGGCACCCGCGGAGCAGCAGCTTTCCGGCTGCGGCATTCGTGTGGATATTACCCGTCACACTGTGCACAAAAACGGTGAAGCGGTGGAGCTGACCGCGAAGGAGTTTGACTTGCTCTGCACGCTCATGCGGCACGCCGGAAAAGTGCTGACACGGGACGCCCTGCTGGATAAGGTCTGGGGCATCGAGTATTTCGGCGACACCCGCACGGTGGATGTACACGTGCGCTACCTGCGCCAAAAGATTGAGGACGATCCGGACGACCCCGCCCGAATTTTGACCGTGCGCGGAGTGGGTTACAAATTCTGTGCACAGGAGGAAACAGGCACTTGA
- the phoU gene encoding phosphate signaling complex protein PhoU, with product MPRKHFDQELELLTKRVTVMGDAISSRIADTMQALRTGDAELARRVAEGDSEIDRMEHENEKLCMNLIASQQPIASDLRIIAASLKILTDMEREADQCADICEIITTGGMADSQRLPVSHIVNALQKVYDMFSGAMNVFLSRDVEQAKAICVADDEIDAAFGKVVLEVSAAITQNPKEVMQDVDLLFIIKYVERMGDHATNIAEWVIYMVTGEHPDLNDSLEEIPQA from the coding sequence ATGCCCAGAAAACACTTTGACCAGGAACTGGAGCTTTTAACCAAGCGCGTTACGGTAATGGGGGACGCCATCAGCTCCCGAATTGCAGACACCATGCAGGCGCTGCGCACAGGGGACGCGGAACTTGCCCGGCGGGTAGCCGAGGGCGACAGCGAGATTGACCGCATGGAGCATGAAAACGAAAAACTTTGCATGAACCTGATTGCGAGCCAGCAACCCATTGCCAGCGACCTGCGCATTATTGCGGCAAGCCTTAAAATTCTGACGGATATGGAGCGCGAGGCGGACCAGTGTGCCGATATTTGTGAGATTATCACCACCGGCGGCATGGCTGACAGCCAGCGGCTGCCGGTCAGCCACATTGTGAACGCCCTCCAAAAGGTTTACGATATGTTTAGCGGCGCTATGAATGTTTTTTTGAGCCGTGACGTAGAGCAGGCCAAGGCAATCTGTGTGGCGGATGACGAAATCGACGCGGCTTTCGGAAAAGTCGTGCTGGAAGTTTCTGCCGCAATTACACAGAATCCCAAAGAAGTAATGCAGGATGTTGACCTGCTGTTTATTATCAAGTATGTAGAACGCATGGGTGACCACGCCACGAATATTGCCGAGTGGGTCATTTACATGGTCACCGGCGAGCATCCGGACTTAAACGACAGTCTGGAGGAAATCCCGCAGGCATAA
- the pstA gene encoding phosphate ABC transporter permease PstA — protein MKTKSYSRRARRTDRTMTVLFYLVAGFFLLLLLAFVLYVLYNGFRDFSPSLLSFSDEGIGNQFFNTIYLVFLALLISVPVGVLAGIYLAEYAKDGKLTRFIRICVETLSSLPSIVIGLFGYLVFIVMTHQQWNLLGGAFAVSILCLPLLTTTTVDAFRALPEEYKAGSLAVGATHWQSIVHMLLPACVPRIMTGVILAAGRGFGEAAALLYTAGMSTDINWSNWNLASPTCPLNPMRPGETLALQIWASRTESIAPNATQIANLSSAVLILLILLFSISARVLSRRLDKKATGTGK, from the coding sequence ATGAAAACTAAATCTTACTCCAGGCGTGCGCGGAGAACCGACCGGACAATGACCGTGCTGTTTTATCTGGTGGCGGGTTTTTTCCTGCTTCTGCTGCTGGCGTTTGTACTGTATGTTTTATATAATGGCTTTCGGGATTTTTCCCCGTCGCTGCTGTCTTTCAGCGATGAGGGAATCGGCAATCAGTTCTTTAATACCATTTATCTGGTCTTTCTTGCACTGCTCATCAGTGTGCCGGTGGGCGTTCTGGCCGGCATTTACCTTGCCGAATACGCAAAAGACGGCAAGCTGACGCGGTTTATCCGCATTTGTGTGGAAACGCTCTCCAGCTTGCCATCCATTGTCATTGGCTTGTTCGGGTACTTAGTCTTTATTGTGATGACGCATCAGCAGTGGAATTTGCTGGGCGGCGCGTTTGCGGTGTCAATTCTCTGTCTGCCGCTGCTGACCACCACCACGGTAGATGCCTTTCGTGCTCTGCCGGAAGAGTATAAAGCAGGGTCACTTGCGGTGGGTGCCACCCACTGGCAGAGCATTGTGCATATGCTGCTGCCAGCCTGCGTTCCACGCATTATGACCGGCGTGATTTTGGCGGCGGGGCGCGGTTTTGGCGAAGCCGCTGCGCTGCTTTACACAGCCGGCATGAGTACAGACATCAACTGGTCCAACTGGAACCTTGCCAGCCCGACCTGTCCGCTCAATCCGATGCGCCCCGGCGAAACGCTTGCCCTGCAGATCTGGGCATCCCGCACAGAGTCCATTGCGCCGAACGCCACGCAGATTGCCAATCTGAGCTCGGCGGTGCTGATTCTGCTGATTTTGCTGTTCAGCATTTCCGCCAGAGTGCTCAGCCGCAGACTCGATAAAAAAGCAACCGGTACCGGAAAGTAA
- the pyrB gene encoding aspartate carbamoyltransferase → MKHLIDPLDLSVAEIDAMLNLADDIAAHPQKYAHACDGKKLATLFYEPSTRTRLSFETAMLNMGGSVMGFHSASTSSATKGESVADTIRVVSCFADVCAMRHPKEGAPRRAAHFSKIPVINAGDGGHQHPTQTLTDLMTIRSKRGRLDHLTIGLCGDLKFGRTVHSLIKSLARYTGIQFVLISPEELRVPSYILEEALTPNGIPYEETTDLEANLPRLDILYMTRVQKERFFNEADYVRLKDSYILTAEKLKAAKPNLYVLHPLPRVNEISMDVDDDPRAAYFDQVQNGVYVRQALILTLLGVKLPC, encoded by the coding sequence ATAAAACACTTGATTGACCCACTGGACCTTTCGGTTGCAGAGATTGACGCTATGCTGAACCTTGCGGATGATATCGCGGCACATCCGCAGAAATACGCGCACGCCTGCGACGGCAAAAAACTGGCAACCCTTTTTTATGAGCCCAGTACCCGCACACGCCTGAGCTTTGAAACAGCCATGCTCAACATGGGCGGCAGCGTGATGGGGTTCCACTCCGCCAGCACGTCTTCCGCAACCAAGGGAGAAAGCGTGGCGGATACCATCCGTGTGGTGTCCTGCTTTGCGGATGTCTGTGCCATGCGGCATCCGAAGGAGGGTGCGCCGCGCCGTGCCGCCCATTTCTCTAAGATTCCGGTGATCAACGCCGGGGACGGAGGCCACCAGCACCCCACGCAGACACTCACGGATTTAATGACCATCCGCAGCAAGCGCGGGCGTTTGGACCACCTGACCATCGGTCTGTGCGGCGACCTGAAATTCGGCCGTACCGTACATTCGCTGATTAAGTCGTTGGCGCGCTACACAGGGATTCAGTTTGTGCTGATTTCTCCGGAAGAGCTGCGTGTGCCGAGCTACATTTTGGAGGAAGCGCTCACGCCAAACGGAATTCCGTATGAGGAAACAACGGATCTGGAGGCAAATCTGCCTCGCTTGGATATTTTGTATATGACGCGTGTGCAGAAGGAGCGCTTCTTCAACGAGGCGGATTATGTCCGCCTGAAGGACAGCTACATTTTGACCGCGGAAAAGCTCAAAGCGGCGAAGCCGAATCTGTATGTACTGCATCCGCTGCCGCGCGTCAATGAGATTTCCATGGATGTGGATGACGACCCGCGTGCCGCTTATTTTGACCAGGTGCAAAATGGTGTGTACGTGCGCCAAGCGCTGATTTTAACATTGTTGGGGGTGAAGCTGCCATGCTGA
- a CDS encoding aspartate carbamoyltransferase regulatory subunit — translation MLNIDSLQTGIVIDHIEAGTSMRIYDLLNLEKLDCCVAVIKNARSTKFGRKDIIKIEGKVDMDLDVLGFLDPNITVDFIENGCIVRKTDLALPAYIKNVLKCKNPRCITTIEEGVDQVFKLCDAKTRRYRCIYCEQEYERPHN, via the coding sequence ATGCTGAATATTGATTCTCTGCAGACCGGAATCGTCATTGACCATATCGAGGCGGGCACCAGTATGCGGATTTACGACCTGCTGAATTTAGAAAAGCTGGACTGCTGCGTGGCAGTTATCAAAAATGCGCGCAGCACTAAGTTTGGGCGGAAAGATATCATTAAAATCGAGGGAAAAGTCGACATGGATCTGGACGTGCTGGGCTTTCTGGACCCGAACATTACGGTCGATTTTATCGAGAACGGCTGCATTGTGCGAAAAACCGATCTGGCACTGCCGGCGTATATCAAAAATGTTCTTAAGTGCAAGAATCCGCGTTGCATTACCACCATTGAGGAGGGCGTGGATCAGGTCTTTAAGCTGTGCGACGCCAAAACACGCCGCTACCGCTGCATCTACTGCGAGCAGGAGTACGAGCGCCCGCATAATTGA
- the pstC gene encoding phosphate ABC transporter permease subunit PstC, which translates to MHKEAAKGMFKKEYLGRTVVTIFGMLMIAVTFIIGVFLAYRGLGTFFQYHHTLGEFLFSADWNPADDFTGGGTVGAAVFIVGSLTTCLLALAIAVPFSLASAIFITEISPKFGTLFFQPAIEIFVGIPSVVYGWVGLSVLVPAIRKAFHQPMGYGVLAAGIVLAVMIFPSITTVAADAIRSVPQSYREAAYGMGSTRWQVVRRIVVPNAMPGILTGVILGLARAFGEALAVAMVIGQMKAFPTSIFSPTANLTATIAADMGGAAEGGEYNTALWTMALLLFAISLFFIFLVHVVSSRKEKAHEN; encoded by the coding sequence ATGCATAAAGAAGCGGCAAAAGGAATGTTCAAAAAGGAATATCTTGGGCGCACGGTTGTGACCATTTTCGGGATGCTGATGATTGCGGTCACCTTTATCATCGGTGTGTTTTTGGCCTACCGGGGGCTGGGCACATTTTTTCAGTATCACCACACCCTTGGGGAGTTTCTGTTTTCGGCGGACTGGAATCCGGCGGATGACTTCACGGGGGGTGGTACCGTTGGCGCGGCGGTGTTTATTGTCGGTTCCCTGACCACCTGCCTGCTTGCGCTGGCGATTGCGGTGCCATTCAGTCTTGCTTCTGCCATTTTCATTACGGAGATTTCCCCGAAGTTCGGGACACTCTTTTTTCAGCCTGCCATTGAGATTTTTGTCGGCATCCCTTCCGTTGTTTACGGCTGGGTGGGGCTGAGTGTGCTGGTGCCCGCCATCCGCAAGGCGTTTCATCAGCCGATGGGCTACGGTGTGCTTGCGGCAGGCATTGTGCTTGCCGTGATGATCTTTCCCTCCATCACGACCGTGGCAGCGGATGCCATCCGGTCGGTTCCGCAAAGCTACCGGGAGGCGGCTTACGGCATGGGTTCCACCCGCTGGCAGGTTGTTCGCCGCATTGTGGTGCCGAACGCCATGCCGGGCATTCTGACCGGCGTCATTCTGGGGCTTGCGCGTGCTTTTGGCGAGGCTCTGGCGGTGGCCATGGTGATTGGGCAGATGAAGGCGTTTCCAACTTCCATTTTCAGCCCCACGGCGAACCTGACTGCAACCATCGCCGCCGATATGGGCGGCGCGGCGGAGGGCGGCGAATACAACACGGCGCTTTGGACCATGGCACTGCTGCTATTTGCCATTTCGCTGTTCTTTATTTTCTTAGTGCACGTTGTGTCCAGCAGAAAGGAGAAAGCACATGAAAACTAA